A genomic window from Balaenoptera acutorostrata chromosome 20, mBalAcu1.1, whole genome shotgun sequence includes:
- the NSRP1 gene encoding nuclear speckle splicing regulatory protein 1 isoform X2 — MKQTKLEIQKALAEDSTVYEYDSIYDEMQKKKEESNPKLLLGKDRKPKYIHNLLKAVEIRKKEQEKRMEKKIQREREMEKGEFDDKEAFVTSAYKKKLQERAEEEEREKRAAALEARLDVTKQSDLSGFYRHLLNQAVGEEEVPTCSFREARSGIKEEKSKGYSDEVSSENRTPHENCVRQTVVKVEENPDADSDFDAKISEDDEMEEDNKVSCRREKGTETLKNDSRHHRSHTHSRSSSEEREHGTKYHTKSSKSRGHEKREDQQQERQSREDNYYADRDYQKEKKDFHRHREASYRDSHWKRHEQEDRLRGRDQRERNDREWKREKDREKYPSREQERDRQRNDYDRHIEKGGEKEEKSKEQEEHMKARKERYENSDKYRDREKREVSVQSSERNQERAKDRFLNQERANKMRNMEKDKERNPEKPSSSDTSLGAKHRITEECQGTGKEQERPQETVNKFAKRSNEETVMSARDRYLARQMARVNAKTYIEKEDD, encoded by the exons acCAAACTGGAAATCCAGAAGGCCCTTGCAGAAGATTCTACTGTATATGAGTATGACAGTATTTATgatgaaatgcagaaaaaaaaggaagaaagtaatcCAAAATTGCTTTTGGGAAAAGACCGAAAG cCCAAGTACATTCACAACTTACTAAAAGCAGTTGAGATCAGaaaaaaggaacaggaaaaaagaatggaaaagaaaatacaaagagaacGAGAAATGGAAAAGGGAGAATTTGATGATAAAGAGGCATTTGTAACATCTGCTTATAAGAAAAAACTGCAAGAGAGAgctgaagaggaagaaagagaaaagagggctGCTGCACTTGAAG CACGTTTGGATGTAACCAAGCAGAGCGATCTCAGTGGATTCTATAGGCACCTATTAAATCAAGCAGTTGGTGAGGAGGAAGTACCTACATGCAGCTTTCGTGAAGCCAG gtctgggataaaagaagagaaatcaaaGGGATATTCTGATGAAGTAAGTTCAGAAAACAGAACACCTCATGAGAACTGCGTTCGCCAAACTGTTGTGAAAGTAGAGGAAAACCCAGATGCAGACAGTGACTTTGATGCTAAGATCAGTGAGGATGATGAAATGGAAGAAGATAATAAAGTGAGCTGCAGAAGGGAAAAGGGCACAGAGACCTTAAAAAATGACTCCAGGCATCACAGGAGTCATACCCACTCACGGTCATCTAGTGAAGAAAGAGAGCATGGTACCAAATACCACACAAAAAGTTCCAAGTCAAGAGGACATGAGAAAAGAGAAGATCAGCAGCAAGAGAGACAATCCAGGGAGGACAACTATTACGCTGACCGTgattaccaaaaagaaaagaaggatttCCATAGGCACAGAGAGGCCAGTTACAGAGATTCACACTGGAAGAGGCATGAACAAGAAGATAGACTGAGGGGAAGAgaccagagagaaagaaatgatagggaatggaaaagggagaaagacaGGGAGAAATACCCGTCAAGAGAacaagaaagagacagacaacGAAATGATTATGACCGACACAttgagaaaggaggagagaaggaagagaaaagcaaagaacagGAAGAGCATATGAAAGCAAGGAAAGAAAGATATGAAAACAGTGATAAATACAGAGATAGAGAAAAACGAGAAGTAAGTGttcaatcttcagaaagaaatcaagaaaggGCAAAGGATAGGTTCCTTAACCAGGAAAGAGccaataaaatgagaaacatggaaaaggacaaagaaagaaaCCCAGAGAAACCCTCTAGTTCTGACACATCACTGGGAGCAAAACACAGAATCACAGAGGAATGCCAAGGGACTGGCAaagaacaagagaggccacaggaGACAGTGAACAAGTTTGCAAAGAGGAGCAACGAAGAAACTGTAATGTCAGCGAGAGACAGATACTTGGCCCGGCAAATGGCACGGGTTAATGCAAAGACATATATTGAGAAAGAAGATGATTGA